ATCGTCAGCAAATAGATCCATACTAAATGCTTCCGCATCAGCCTCAGAATTCCCAAATCCTCTAAGATCATAATTGATCATCCTGTAATTTGATCCAATCGCTTCCAATTGCGGATCCCAGGCACTTTTATCGAAAGGAAATCCGTGAAGAAAAATTATTGGCGTGCTTTCATTGCCACTGTCCTGGTAAGCAATATTCAGTCCGTTTAAATTGATATTTAGTTCGTTCATTTTTTTAAGTTTTAGTTATTAATATAATTTATTTCCTCCATCTGAGAATTATTTTTCTCAAGAATATGAAAATAGTCGTTTAAATTTAATTAATCGCTTATTCTCCCTAAAGATACTAAAATAAACTAATTTAAAAAAAATCTATTACAAAATTTGGGTTTAAACAATATTTCATGTGAGATATTGAGATTTCATAGTTTTTATTATTTTCTGATTTGTATACATTTGTGAAAATATTAGTCATTATGGGCATAACAATACATTATTCCGGGAGATTGAAAGAAGCTGAAATTTTGCCTGCTTTGATAGAAGAAGTAAAAGATATTGCACAGGCAAATCATTGGAAGTATCATATTTTCGAAACACTGATAGCTGCTGATAAATTTGGCGCGGAGAAATACGATAATAATATTTACGGTATATTATTTAGTCCTCCTGAATCGGAGCCTGTCTGGCTCACATTTTTATCAAACGGACGAATGTGTATGTGCAACAGTCTCGAATTTTATGGAAATTCAGATCAAGAGCAGGACAAAGAATTCTTATATTATTTATTCACAAAAACCCAATTTGCCGGACCTGAAATTCATAAACAAATAATTAATATTCTTCGTCATATCAGCAATAAATATTTGTTGGATTTTACGTTAACTGATGAAGGAAATTATTGGGATACTGAAGATGAAGAAAAATTAACCGCAACATTTAAACGTTATTCATTTTTAATTGATTCTTTCGCTACGGGTTTGGAAAATAGTGATAAGCTACCAGATGAGTCTTTGGAGGATTATATAGTAAGAATAGCGAAGACGGTTAAATAGAGTGGCAGTGGGCAGTTTGTAACATTGGTGATTGTGGTTTCGGGTTGAGATTTAATTTAAATGTGAGGGGACTAAGATAAGTCACAGTTGCAGTCGCAGTGGGTAATTTGTATCATTGAAATAAATTCCTCCGACATAAACTCTTTCAACCATTTGAATAAAAAAATCTTAAAATGAACACAGATACATTCAATCAATTAAAAGATTAATTTATTTCCTGTAGTAAAACCTTAAATAATTAATAAAATATTCATCGAAAATTAACCCCCTTTTTTATCCCTTACACACCTTCCTTCCTTCATTTCCTTAGAACCTTCCCCTTCTCCCTTCGAATCTTCAAAAACCCTTCGAATCTTCAAAAACCCTTCGATTCTTATAAAACCTTACCCTTCATCGCCTTACTGATCGCCATATCCATCAACCTCTCTGCAAAAGGCCTGGTATATTCATTTAATTCATCTATCAACATGTGAATTTCATCTTTATCTTCTGAAGATAATTTTGATTTTAGTTGGGAGATAAGATCATTTGTTCCGGTTATTTCTTCTTCGGATAAAAGAGTTGCATTTTTTGTAACAAATCTTTCACAGGTATCGATCATGGTTGAGGCTTCTACTTTTGCTTCTACTAATGCGCGGGTAGCCATATCTTCTTTAGCATTTTTAATGGAGTCGATGAGCATCAAACTCATTTCTTCTTCAGTTAATCCGTATTGAGGAATTATTTCAATGCTCTGTTCTACGCCACTTCTTAATTCCGTTGCTTTTACAGTTAATATTCCATCTGCATTTAATTGAAAAACAATTTCAATTTTTGGTAATCCGGCAGGCATTCCCGGAATATTTTTTAATACAAATTCTCCTAATTTTCTATTATCGCGCACCAGATCACGCTCACCTTGAAACACACTTATTTTTAAACTTCCTTGTCCGTCTAAACTCGTGGTATATTGTCTTCCTGCCGATGTGGGAATTTTCGAATTGCGCGGAATAATTACATCCATTAATCCTCCCATGGTTTCAATTCCAAGACTCAAAGGAGTAATATCCAACAACAACATGTCCTTTTGATTTCCTGCAAGAATATCAGCCTGAATAGCGGCGCCTAATGCAACAACTTCATCGGGATCAAGCGTATCGTTCACTGGTTTATTAAAAAATCCGGAGACAGTTCTTTTTACAAAAGGCGTTCTCGTGCTTCCTCCAACCATAATTACTGCATCCATATTTTCAATGGATAATTTTGCATCCTTTAATGCACTTTTACATGCATGAATTGTTTTTTCTACTAACGGAGATATCAATAATTCGAAGGTGGCGATATCGAGATCACAATTTATATTATTTATAACTCCGGTATAAACTTCGTTG
The genomic region above belongs to Bacteroidota bacterium and contains:
- the hscA gene encoding Fe-S protein assembly chaperone HscA, with the translated sequence MAQIAINIKEGTLRREEIIVGIDLGTTNSLVAVIEKENGKPLALKDEAKTSIVPSIIYFGENGEIIVGNDAKKHLIDHPERTIYSVKRLMGKSYTDVAEIQSHLGYKIINDDTERLVKIKVDDKFYSPIELSSFILKELKLRAEKLLHQQITKAVITVPAYFNDAQRQATRDAGKLAGLDVLRIVNEPTAASLAYGLGIKQEDEHTIAVYDLGGGTFDISILKIQNGIFEVLSTHGDTFLGGDDFDRLIVEYWFSQNNVSAADLNINQLQELRLKAEEAKKHLTANEVYTGVINNINCDLDIATFELLISPLVEKTIHACKSALKDAKLSIENMDAVIMVGGSTRTPFVKRTVSGFFNKPVNDTLDPDEVVALGAAIQADILAGNQKDMLLLDITPLSLGIETMGGLMDVIIPRNSKIPTSAGRQYTTSLDGQGSLKISVFQGERDLVRDNRKLGEFVLKNIPGMPAGLPKIEIVFQLNADGILTVKATELRSGVEQSIEIIPQYGLTEEEMSLMLIDSIKNAKEDMATRALVEAKVEASTMIDTCERFVTKNATLLSEEEITGTNDLISQLKSKLSSEDKDEIHMLIDELNEYTRPFAERLMDMAISKAMKGKVL